In Acinonyx jubatus isolate Ajub_Pintada_27869175 chromosome A3, VMU_Ajub_asm_v1.0, whole genome shotgun sequence, a genomic segment contains:
- the LOC106965604 gene encoding cystatin-C-like — MAQRLHSPLLLLAALALALAVNSQRNSKVGAPWDADVNDKDVQEALKFALSEYNKASNDENHSRVLQVKSAQKQVVAGINYFLDVEIGRTKCTKSEPNKESCPFYEQPDLLRKKLCSFQIYTVPWLSEKSLVKSHCHDA; from the exons ATGGCCCAGCGCCTGCACAGTCCCCTGCTCCTGCTGGCTgctctggccctggccctggctgtGAACTCCCAGAGAAACTCCAAAGTCGGAGCCCCATGGGATGCAGATGTCAATGACAAGGATGTGCAGGAGGCACTAAAATTTGCTCTCAGCGAGTACAACAAGGCAAGCAACGATGAGAACCACAGCCGTGTACTGCAGGTGAAGAGTGCCCAGAAGCAG GTTGTGGCTGGAATAAACTATTTTCTGGATGTGGAGATAGGCCGAACCAAATGCACCAAGTCTGAGCCCAACAAAGAGAGCTGTCCCTTCTATGAGCAGCCAGACTTGCTGAGG aAAAAGCTCTGCTCCTTCCAGATATACACTGTCCCCTGGCTGAGTGAGAAATCCCTGGTGAAGTCCCACTGCCATGATGCATAG